One window of the Candidatus Dependentiae bacterium genome contains the following:
- a CDS encoding secretin N-terminal domain-containing protein codes for MNVYVIFILLFSMQSYVYAVDIQTESTTEPVTTTKQDKKRNNKKTFLFQYKDEDLINIINLIAAEKNINVVLPQGGNAIQAKVTLDIEKKLSLQEAWNILLTVLEVAGFSMVPKDDIYSIVPTSPTIGKEPLPVFIGTNIKDLPNSDQRIRFVHYLTNIQASKEADNELAIIFKELMQPDTIFEVDPASNAIIVVGKSHDIRSIMHIISELDQAGFHEKMEIIKLKHTEAPLIADLFNQQILRPNEQTGINRYRLDTRKQAVDTYFSQYTRIIPDLRTNSLIVLGRTQAVDRLKEFIHEYIDVTLDSGRSILHIFQLQYLDAVQVADVLQRVVQAERASTGQAQAAQQQPGGIERYFDEVVIKADRPEQVGDKETPGYQYEGGNKLVIAARNDDWKRIKKLLEEIDIPQPQVLIEVLIADLIIDDERQLGQQTRNPDKLPNPSDVNVQSAQLTNPILNSDTNPTTVAADLLRLSSAYPDAQDNPQSYAATVPAGTSLISFNDSDGKTWSLLQVLQSFGHTKIISHPHVMATNNKEAVIKVGESRLLRDQSQLGSTAANIKNKYVDALLEVKITPRISADDTVNLGVNIEIQAFFGLQDAKINRIVTTNANVKNGSILALGGLITSRDEQLERETPVLGKIPILGWFFKNRAGSTIKNNLTVFISPTIIQPRLRRGISEYTRDYIDIAKEYSQQGELFDGLRDPITRWFFKTGTQAEDTMERFLEKDEFQNGKHEESDYRARRQARKQERIVARQEQQQSQRLKELVAQDGNPLLTTSHKKKSAHPRS; via the coding sequence ATGAATGTATATGTAATATTTATTCTACTTTTCAGCATGCAATCATATGTATATGCCGTTGATATACAAACAGAATCAACTACTGAGCCAGTGACTACAACTAAACAAGACAAAAAAAGAAATAATAAAAAAACATTTTTATTTCAATACAAAGATGAAGATTTAATTAATATTATTAATCTTATAGCTGCAGAAAAAAATATTAATGTTGTGCTGCCACAAGGGGGCAATGCTATACAAGCAAAGGTCACGCTTGATATAGAAAAAAAACTTTCATTACAAGAAGCATGGAATATTTTGCTCACCGTACTTGAAGTAGCTGGCTTTAGCATGGTGCCCAAAGATGATATTTATTCAATTGTTCCTACATCACCTACTATAGGCAAAGAACCATTACCCGTATTTATTGGTACAAATATTAAGGATCTACCTAATTCAGATCAACGTATTCGATTTGTACATTATTTAACCAACATCCAAGCATCAAAAGAAGCAGATAATGAGCTTGCTATTATTTTTAAAGAACTCATGCAACCAGACACCATATTTGAAGTTGATCCAGCAAGTAATGCTATAATTGTAGTAGGCAAATCGCATGATATTAGGTCAATTATGCATATCATTAGCGAACTCGATCAAGCAGGATTTCATGAAAAAATGGAAATAATTAAATTAAAACACACTGAAGCTCCTTTGATTGCCGACCTTTTTAATCAACAAATTCTCAGACCCAATGAACAAACAGGCATCAATCGCTACCGTCTTGATACACGCAAACAGGCTGTTGATACCTATTTTTCTCAATATACACGTATAATTCCCGATTTGCGTACCAATTCATTAATTGTACTTGGACGTACACAAGCAGTAGACCGCTTAAAGGAATTTATTCACGAATATATTGATGTAACCCTTGATTCCGGTAGATCAATATTACATATATTTCAACTGCAGTATCTTGATGCCGTGCAAGTTGCTGATGTACTGCAACGCGTTGTACAAGCTGAGCGAGCAAGTACAGGGCAAGCACAAGCCGCACAGCAACAACCTGGTGGTATTGAGCGCTATTTTGATGAAGTTGTTATCAAAGCTGACAGACCAGAACAAGTAGGAGATAAAGAAACTCCAGGCTATCAATATGAAGGTGGCAACAAGCTAGTTATTGCTGCACGTAATGATGATTGGAAACGCATCAAAAAATTATTAGAAGAAATAGATATTCCGCAGCCGCAAGTACTTATTGAGGTGCTCATTGCTGATTTGATTATCGATGATGAACGACAACTTGGTCAACAAACACGCAATCCAGATAAACTTCCTAATCCAAGTGATGTAAATGTGCAATCAGCACAACTGACCAATCCAATATTAAACTCAGATACTAATCCAACCACCGTAGCAGCTGATTTACTTAGATTATCTAGTGCGTATCCCGATGCTCAAGACAATCCGCAAAGTTATGCAGCAACTGTGCCTGCCGGAACTTCATTGATATCTTTCAATGATAGTGATGGTAAAACATGGAGTTTACTCCAAGTACTGCAATCATTTGGTCATACAAAAATTATTTCTCATCCGCATGTTATGGCAACTAATAATAAAGAAGCTGTCATCAAAGTTGGAGAATCGCGTTTATTGCGTGACCAATCACAACTTGGTAGCACGGCAGCTAATATTAAAAATAAATATGTTGATGCATTATTAGAAGTTAAAATCACACCGCGTATCAGCGCTGATGACACAGTAAACCTTGGTGTGAATATTGAAATTCAGGCCTTTTTTGGCTTACAAGATGCAAAAATAAACCGTATTGTTACTACTAATGCAAATGTAAAAAATGGTAGTATTTTAGCATTAGGTGGATTAATTACTTCGCGGGATGAACAGTTAGAAAGAGAAACACCGGTACTTGGTAAAATTCCAATTCTGGGTTGGTTCTTCAAAAATAGGGCAGGGTCAACTATAAAAAATAATTTAACAGTATTTATATCCCCTACTATAATTCAACCACGCCTGCGTCGTGGAATTAGTGAATATACACGAGACTATATAGATATTGCCAAAGAATATTCACAACAAGGCGAATTATTCGATGGGTTAAGAGACCCGATAACACGATGGTTCTTCAAAACCGGAACACAGGCAGAAGATACCATGGAACGATTCTTGGAAAAAGATGAATTCCAAAATGGCAAACACGAAGAGTCAGATTATCGAGCTCGACGGCAGGCACGCAAACAAGAGCGTATAGTGGCACGCCAAGAACAACAACAATCACAACGATTGAAGGAGTTGGTAGCTCAAGATGGAAATCCTTTACTTACAACTTCTCATAAGAAGAAGTCAGCGCATCCTCGATCATAA